A single genomic interval of Malania oleifera isolate guangnan ecotype guangnan chromosome 13, ASM2987363v1, whole genome shotgun sequence harbors:
- the LOC131146556 gene encoding pentatricopeptide repeat-containing protein At1g03100, mitochondrial isoform X1, whose amino-acid sequence MVCAGQKAFRKGKKMQSIRKLCCHITPVTRSASSLLAGSDCSIARVPIPLPHVSQSHCSVSRLYIHMQTLVLESQNGLAQPLQFFSTMAGTFLVQARDPGKLNMELQNAIDERRFSDMWRLYEQHLLMDGFPRKSIVSQLLSSSAESLDLQWLEKAYGLVEKAFDEGKQNLLEKETLIYLSFNLAKCGLPGPASTILRKLVDSEQYPPVTAWSAIVAHMTQTAPGALLAAELILEIGYLFQDGRVDSRKKSNGPLIAMKPNTVAFNIVLSACLVFGTTRKAEQLLDMMPQIGVKADANLLIIMAHIYERNGRREELKKLQRHVEEVHNLTDIQFRQFYNCLLTCHLNFGDLDSASHMVLEMLRKAKEARNSLAAATLVLEFAGNVDKSPNGHVSGVIHEKSDGLENSELIRSSPFSYEEFSRDLNFLKLEAEAKEMLHALLTKLHMQVELIMTERGILQPTGKIYVKLVKAFLEAGKTKNLAEFLIKAEKEDSTSSADNSPLVQVVNSCISLGWLSQAHDLLDEMRLAGVRTGSSVYSSLLKAYCKANKAGEVTSLLRDARKAGVQLDSSCYEAMIQSRVLQKDTQGALHMFREMKEAKLPRAGNQEFELLVKGCAGGGEAGIMAKLLLEIKEGQRADYGVHDWNNVIHFFCKKRLMQDAEKALNKMRSLGHVPNAQTFHSMVTGYAAIGGKYLEVTELWGEMKSLASSTPLKFDQELLDSVLYTFVRGGFFIRANEVIVMMERGNMFIDKYKYRTLFLKYHKTLHKGKAPKFQTETQFKKREAALAFKKWVGLF is encoded by the coding sequence CATtcagaaaagggaaaaaaatgcaGTCAATCAGAAAACTGTGCTGTCATATTACTCCTGTTACCAGATCTGCTTCATCCCTGCTTGCTGGTAGCGATTGCAGCATTGCGAGGGTTCCCATACCGCTACCACATGTCTCTCAGAGCCATTGTTCCGTCAGTCGCCTTTACATACACATGCAGACTCTGGTTTTGGAATCTCAGAATGGATTGGCCCAACCACTACAGTTCTTTTCAACCATGGCTGGAACATTCTTGGTCCAAGCTCGAGACCCAGGTAAACTGAACATGGAATTACAAAATGCAATTGACGAGCGCAGATTCAGTGATATGTGGAGATTGTATGAACAACACTTGCTGATGGATGGGTTTCCAAGGAAGTCCATTGTAAGCCAGCTTTTGTCAAGTTCTGCAGAAAGCCTTGATCTTCAGTGGCTTGAGAAAGCTTATGGGCTGGTGGAGAAGGCTTTTGACGAGGGTAAACAAAACTTGTTAGAGAAGGAGACTCTTATTTATCTCTCTTTTAACCTTGCAAAATGTGGACTACCAGGTCCTGCATCAACTATTCTGAGAAAGTTGGTTGACTCGGAACAATATCCCCCGGTGACTGCTTGGTCTGCAATTGTGGCTCACATGACACAAACGGCTCCTGGAGCTTTACTTGCTGCTGAGTTGATTCTTGAAATAGGTTACTTGTTCCAAGATGGCAGGGTTGATTCACGTAAGAAGAGTAATGGACCTTTGATTGCTATGAAGCCTAATACTGTTGCATTCAACATTGTTTTGTCTGCGTGTCTTGTATTTGGGACAACAAGAAAAGCAGAGCAGCTGCTTGACATGATGCCTCAAATAGGAGTCAAAGCTGATGCGAACTTGCTGATTATAATGGCACATATTTATGAAAGAAATGGGCGTAGGGAAGAACTCAAAAAGCTGCAGAGACACGTAGAAGAGGTGCATAACCTAACTGATATTCAGTTTCGACAGTTCTACAACTGCCTGCTTACATGCCATCTGAACTTTGGGGACCTAGATTCTGCATCCCACATGGTCTTGGAAATGCTTCGGAAGGCAAAGGAAGCACGAAATTCTCTTGCTGCAGCAACCCTCGTACTTGAGTTTGCTGGAAATGTTGATAAATCTCCCAATGGACATGTTTCTGGAGTGATCCATGAGAAATCAGATGGTTTAGAGAATTCTGAATTAATTAGAAGCTCACCCTTTTCTTATGAAGAATTTTCTAGAGACCTGAATTTTTTAAAACTCGAGGCAGAGGCAAAAGAAATGCTTCATGCATTGTTAACGAAGTTGCATATGCAAGTTGAATTGATTATGACTGAGCGTGGTATTCTCCAACCAACAGGAAAAATTTATGTGAAATTGGTCAAGGCTTTTCTGGAAGCTGGCAAGACAAAAAATTTGGCTGAGTTTTTAATCAAAGCAGAGAAAGAAGATTCCACAAGTTCAGCTGATAATTCACCCTTGGTTCAAGTCGTTAATTCATGCATTTCACTTGGGTGGTTAAGCCAAGCACATGACCTTCTTGATGAAATGCGTTTAGCGGGGGTTCGTACTGGTTCTTCTGTATATTCCTCACTGCTAAAAGCATATTGTAAAGCAAATAAAGCAGGAGAGGTCACGTCACTTCTACGAGATGCTCGTAAGGCTGGGGTCCAGCTAGATTCAAGCTGTTATGAGGCAATGATCCAATCCCGGGTGCTTCAAAAAGATACCCAAGGAGCACTTCATATGTTCAGAGAGATGAAAGAAGCTAAACTACCCAGAGCTGGGAATCAAGAATTTGAGTTGCTGGTTAAGGGATGTGCAGGGGGTGGTGAAGCCGGCATAATGGCAAAGCTCTTGCTGGAAATCAAGGAAGGGCAGAGAGCGGATTATGGAGTTCATGATTGGAACAATGTAATTCATTTTTTCTGCAAAAAGAGATTGATGCAAGATGCTGAGAAGGCTTTGAATAAAATGAGGAGTTTGGGGCATGTCCCAAATGCTCAAACATTCCATTCCATGGTCACTGGATATGCTGCTATTGGGGGGAAATATCTGGAAGTAACAGAGCTATGGGGTGAGATGAAATCTCTTGCTTCTTCTACTCCATTGAAGTTTGATCAAGAGCTCCTGGATTCAGTTCTTTATACATTTGTGAGGGGTGGATTTTTTATTAGAGCAAATGAAGTCATTGTGATGATGGAGAGAGGGAACATGTTCATCGACAAGTACAAATACCGAACTCTCTTCCTGAAGTACCATAAAACACTTCACAAGGGCAAGGCTCCCAAATTCCAGACAGAAACCCAATTTAAAAAGAGAGAAGCTGCATTAGCCTTTAAGAAGTGGGTAGGCTTGTTTTGA
- the LOC131146556 gene encoding pentatricopeptide repeat-containing protein At1g03100, mitochondrial isoform X2 — translation MQSIRKLCCHITPVTRSASSLLAGSDCSIARVPIPLPHVSQSHCSVSRLYIHMQTLVLESQNGLAQPLQFFSTMAGTFLVQARDPGKLNMELQNAIDERRFSDMWRLYEQHLLMDGFPRKSIVSQLLSSSAESLDLQWLEKAYGLVEKAFDEGKQNLLEKETLIYLSFNLAKCGLPGPASTILRKLVDSEQYPPVTAWSAIVAHMTQTAPGALLAAELILEIGYLFQDGRVDSRKKSNGPLIAMKPNTVAFNIVLSACLVFGTTRKAEQLLDMMPQIGVKADANLLIIMAHIYERNGRREELKKLQRHVEEVHNLTDIQFRQFYNCLLTCHLNFGDLDSASHMVLEMLRKAKEARNSLAAATLVLEFAGNVDKSPNGHVSGVIHEKSDGLENSELIRSSPFSYEEFSRDLNFLKLEAEAKEMLHALLTKLHMQVELIMTERGILQPTGKIYVKLVKAFLEAGKTKNLAEFLIKAEKEDSTSSADNSPLVQVVNSCISLGWLSQAHDLLDEMRLAGVRTGSSVYSSLLKAYCKANKAGEVTSLLRDARKAGVQLDSSCYEAMIQSRVLQKDTQGALHMFREMKEAKLPRAGNQEFELLVKGCAGGGEAGIMAKLLLEIKEGQRADYGVHDWNNVIHFFCKKRLMQDAEKALNKMRSLGHVPNAQTFHSMVTGYAAIGGKYLEVTELWGEMKSLASSTPLKFDQELLDSVLYTFVRGGFFIRANEVIVMMERGNMFIDKYKYRTLFLKYHKTLHKGKAPKFQTETQFKKREAALAFKKWVGLF, via the coding sequence atgcaGTCAATCAGAAAACTGTGCTGTCATATTACTCCTGTTACCAGATCTGCTTCATCCCTGCTTGCTGGTAGCGATTGCAGCATTGCGAGGGTTCCCATACCGCTACCACATGTCTCTCAGAGCCATTGTTCCGTCAGTCGCCTTTACATACACATGCAGACTCTGGTTTTGGAATCTCAGAATGGATTGGCCCAACCACTACAGTTCTTTTCAACCATGGCTGGAACATTCTTGGTCCAAGCTCGAGACCCAGGTAAACTGAACATGGAATTACAAAATGCAATTGACGAGCGCAGATTCAGTGATATGTGGAGATTGTATGAACAACACTTGCTGATGGATGGGTTTCCAAGGAAGTCCATTGTAAGCCAGCTTTTGTCAAGTTCTGCAGAAAGCCTTGATCTTCAGTGGCTTGAGAAAGCTTATGGGCTGGTGGAGAAGGCTTTTGACGAGGGTAAACAAAACTTGTTAGAGAAGGAGACTCTTATTTATCTCTCTTTTAACCTTGCAAAATGTGGACTACCAGGTCCTGCATCAACTATTCTGAGAAAGTTGGTTGACTCGGAACAATATCCCCCGGTGACTGCTTGGTCTGCAATTGTGGCTCACATGACACAAACGGCTCCTGGAGCTTTACTTGCTGCTGAGTTGATTCTTGAAATAGGTTACTTGTTCCAAGATGGCAGGGTTGATTCACGTAAGAAGAGTAATGGACCTTTGATTGCTATGAAGCCTAATACTGTTGCATTCAACATTGTTTTGTCTGCGTGTCTTGTATTTGGGACAACAAGAAAAGCAGAGCAGCTGCTTGACATGATGCCTCAAATAGGAGTCAAAGCTGATGCGAACTTGCTGATTATAATGGCACATATTTATGAAAGAAATGGGCGTAGGGAAGAACTCAAAAAGCTGCAGAGACACGTAGAAGAGGTGCATAACCTAACTGATATTCAGTTTCGACAGTTCTACAACTGCCTGCTTACATGCCATCTGAACTTTGGGGACCTAGATTCTGCATCCCACATGGTCTTGGAAATGCTTCGGAAGGCAAAGGAAGCACGAAATTCTCTTGCTGCAGCAACCCTCGTACTTGAGTTTGCTGGAAATGTTGATAAATCTCCCAATGGACATGTTTCTGGAGTGATCCATGAGAAATCAGATGGTTTAGAGAATTCTGAATTAATTAGAAGCTCACCCTTTTCTTATGAAGAATTTTCTAGAGACCTGAATTTTTTAAAACTCGAGGCAGAGGCAAAAGAAATGCTTCATGCATTGTTAACGAAGTTGCATATGCAAGTTGAATTGATTATGACTGAGCGTGGTATTCTCCAACCAACAGGAAAAATTTATGTGAAATTGGTCAAGGCTTTTCTGGAAGCTGGCAAGACAAAAAATTTGGCTGAGTTTTTAATCAAAGCAGAGAAAGAAGATTCCACAAGTTCAGCTGATAATTCACCCTTGGTTCAAGTCGTTAATTCATGCATTTCACTTGGGTGGTTAAGCCAAGCACATGACCTTCTTGATGAAATGCGTTTAGCGGGGGTTCGTACTGGTTCTTCTGTATATTCCTCACTGCTAAAAGCATATTGTAAAGCAAATAAAGCAGGAGAGGTCACGTCACTTCTACGAGATGCTCGTAAGGCTGGGGTCCAGCTAGATTCAAGCTGTTATGAGGCAATGATCCAATCCCGGGTGCTTCAAAAAGATACCCAAGGAGCACTTCATATGTTCAGAGAGATGAAAGAAGCTAAACTACCCAGAGCTGGGAATCAAGAATTTGAGTTGCTGGTTAAGGGATGTGCAGGGGGTGGTGAAGCCGGCATAATGGCAAAGCTCTTGCTGGAAATCAAGGAAGGGCAGAGAGCGGATTATGGAGTTCATGATTGGAACAATGTAATTCATTTTTTCTGCAAAAAGAGATTGATGCAAGATGCTGAGAAGGCTTTGAATAAAATGAGGAGTTTGGGGCATGTCCCAAATGCTCAAACATTCCATTCCATGGTCACTGGATATGCTGCTATTGGGGGGAAATATCTGGAAGTAACAGAGCTATGGGGTGAGATGAAATCTCTTGCTTCTTCTACTCCATTGAAGTTTGATCAAGAGCTCCTGGATTCAGTTCTTTATACATTTGTGAGGGGTGGATTTTTTATTAGAGCAAATGAAGTCATTGTGATGATGGAGAGAGGGAACATGTTCATCGACAAGTACAAATACCGAACTCTCTTCCTGAAGTACCATAAAACACTTCACAAGGGCAAGGCTCCCAAATTCCAGACAGAAACCCAATTTAAAAAGAGAGAAGCTGCATTAGCCTTTAAGAAGTGGGTAGGCTTGTTTTGA